Proteins from one Malaya genurostris strain Urasoe2022 chromosome 2, Malgen_1.1, whole genome shotgun sequence genomic window:
- the LOC131432437 gene encoding uncharacterized protein LOC131432437, whose protein sequence is MKRRRNESLNAKFGTAHNRSIMTNAWIEEPSDLEENIYFARNSTMRGNNESSMFMSMSFASLQVPECTPADGEDDLDRRSFEQWRDILEASMAFSGIIDESIQITVFRMKAGRKLMEVLESTVSSNNAPDEKTNPYSNVMYRLEEFYGSRDYVLLQRQKLRSITQNPGEGDVKFVKRVASIAKLCDYPNEQTMEAVADVVQFHASNIKVREAGRKVMRKGGSISELLDKVRSAEIERQSEELYAKNHQHSDIEVAAISYGTAHQFDRFRHNSNNQSRDSFHRFRDGSDELPAKVHDARRNDDQFESVTTEENNASIGGEPSDNHMSVQDTVSTRPRRQIRKPSNLSDRYLYNIFE, encoded by the coding sequence ATGAAAAGGCGACGTAATGAGTCCCTGAACGCTAAATTCGGTACGGCCCACAACAGAAGCATTATGACCAATGCTTGGATCGAGGAGCCATCTGACTTAGaggaaaacatttattttgcaaGAAATTCAACAATGAGAGGCAACAACGAGTCGTCCATGTTCATGTCGATGTCATTCGCTTCACTACAGGTCCCGGAATGTACTCCAGCTGACGGCGAGGATGATCTAGATAGAAGATCCTTCGAACAGTGGCGCGATATCCTCGAGGCATCCATGGCATTCTCGGGAATCATAGATGAATCCATACAGATTACTGTATTTCGCATGAAAGCGGGAAGAAAACTGATGGAAGTTCTGGAAAGTACCGTATCGAGCAACAACGCACCGGACGAAAAAACGAATCCGTACTCAAATGTAATGTATAGGCTTGAAGAATTTTACGGTTCTCGTGATTACGTGCTATTACAACGCCAAAAGTTGCGATCGATTACTCAAAACCCCGGTGAGGGTGATGTTAAATTTGTAAAGCGAGTCGCTTCAATTGCCAAGCTCTGTGACTATCCCAATGAACAGACGATGGAGGCAGTAGCCGATGTAGTACAATTTCATGCCTCGAACATCAAGGTGCGAGAAGCCGGTCGTAAAGTAATGCGTAAAGGCGGTTCAATAAGTGAATTATTAGACAAGGTTAGATCGGCAGAAATCGAACGTCAAAGCGAGGAATTATATGCTAAAAATCATCAGCACTCTGATATAGAGGTTGCAGCCATTTCATACGGAACTGCGCATCAATTCGATAGATTCAGACACAATTCAAATAATCAGAGCAGAGATAGTTTTCATCGATTTCGCGATGGTAGTGATGAGTTGCCTGCGAAGGTGCACGACGCGCGACGTAATGACGATCAATTCGAATCAGTGACCACCGAAGAAAATAACGCATCAATTGGAGGAGAGCCTTCCGACAACCATATGTCCGTGCAAGATACTGTATCTACAAGGCCCAGAAGACAAATTCGTAAACCTTCAAATTTAAGCGATAGGTATTTGTATAACATTTTTGAATGA